One stretch of Xanthomonas sp. DAR 35659 DNA includes these proteins:
- the gap gene encoding type I glyceraldehyde-3-phosphate dehydrogenase produces the protein MAIKVGINGFGRIGRNVLRSAVQNFGSDIEIVAINDLLEPDYLAYMLQYDSVHGRFDGEVSVDGDHLVVNGKKIRLTQERDPAALKWGEVGAEVVIESTGLFLTKDTAQKHIDAGAKKVILSAPSKDDTPMFVYGVNDKTYAGQAIVSNASCTTNCLAPLAKVINDKWGIKRGLMTTVHAATATQKTVDGPSNKDWRGGRGILENIIPSSTGAAKAVGVVIPELNKKLTGMSFRVPTSDVSVVDLTVELEKPATYAEICAEVKAQSEGALKGILGYTEDKVVATDFRGDARTSIFDADAGIALDGTFVKLVSWYDNEWGYSNKCLEMVKVVAK, from the coding sequence ATGGCAATCAAGGTTGGCATCAACGGTTTCGGTCGCATCGGACGCAATGTGCTGCGCTCGGCGGTACAGAATTTCGGCAGCGACATCGAGATCGTCGCCATCAACGACCTGCTCGAGCCCGACTACCTGGCCTACATGCTGCAGTACGACTCGGTGCACGGCCGCTTCGACGGCGAGGTGTCGGTCGACGGCGATCACCTGGTGGTCAACGGCAAGAAGATCCGCCTGACTCAGGAGCGCGATCCGGCGGCGCTGAAGTGGGGAGAGGTCGGCGCCGAGGTGGTGATCGAATCCACCGGCCTGTTCCTGACCAAGGACACCGCGCAGAAGCACATCGACGCCGGCGCCAAGAAGGTGATCCTGTCGGCCCCGTCCAAGGACGACACGCCGATGTTCGTGTACGGCGTCAACGACAAGACCTATGCCGGCCAGGCGATCGTCTCCAATGCCAGCTGCACCACCAACTGCCTGGCGCCGCTGGCCAAGGTGATCAACGACAAGTGGGGCATCAAGCGCGGCCTGATGACCACCGTGCACGCCGCCACCGCGACGCAGAAGACCGTGGACGGCCCGAGCAACAAGGACTGGCGCGGCGGCCGCGGCATCCTGGAGAACATCATTCCGTCCAGCACCGGCGCGGCCAAGGCGGTCGGCGTGGTGATCCCGGAACTGAACAAGAAGCTGACCGGCATGAGCTTCCGCGTGCCGACCTCCGACGTGTCGGTGGTCGACCTGACCGTGGAGCTGGAGAAGCCGGCCACCTACGCCGAGATCTGCGCCGAGGTGAAGGCGCAGAGCGAAGGCGCGCTGAAGGGCATCCTCGGCTACACCGAGGACAAGGTGGTGGCCACCGACTTCCGCGGCGACGCGCGTACCTCGATCTTCGACGCCGATGCCGGCATCGCTCTGGACGGCACCTTCGTCAAGCTGGTGTCCTGGTACGACAACGAATGGGGCTATTCCAACAAGTGCCTGGAAATGGTCAAGGTGGTGGCGAAGTAA
- a CDS encoding TetR/AcrR family transcriptional regulator, with translation MEEGASASRRRVVAIGRVAPEQAIRNKPRNDDDRNLICQYFDDEQHQCILALETTTPEASAMKVSKAQAQANRAHIVETASALFRERGYEGIGVADLMAAAGFTHGGFYKHFPSKADLMAEATACGIAQTVAQVGGVDSSEFVRRYVSREHRDARATGCTMAALGGDAAREPEAVRAAFADGVEGMLSALQREDDAAAGASHGDARARRLDMLAHALGAIVMSRACPDDSPLADEILAVCRANLLAALDTAPAAGTRSGT, from the coding sequence ATGGAGGAAGGCGCATCGGCGTCGCGGCGACGGGTCGTGGCGATCGGCCGGGTGGCACCGGAACAGGCGATTCGAAACAAGCCACGCAATGATGATGATCGTAATCTTATTTGTCAATATTTTGATGATGAACAACATCAATGTATCCTTGCGCTTGAAACAACTACGCCGGAGGCATCCGCGATGAAGGTCAGCAAGGCGCAGGCACAGGCAAACCGGGCGCACATCGTCGAAACCGCGTCCGCGCTGTTCCGCGAGCGCGGCTACGAGGGGATCGGCGTCGCCGACCTGATGGCCGCCGCCGGTTTCACCCACGGCGGCTTCTACAAGCATTTCCCGTCCAAGGCCGACCTGATGGCGGAGGCGACGGCCTGCGGGATCGCGCAGACCGTGGCGCAGGTGGGCGGGGTCGATTCGTCGGAGTTCGTGCGCCGCTACGTCTCGCGCGAACACCGCGATGCCCGCGCGACGGGCTGCACCATGGCCGCGCTGGGCGGCGACGCCGCGCGCGAGCCGGAGGCGGTCCGCGCCGCGTTCGCGGACGGCGTCGAAGGCATGCTGTCGGCCTTGCAGCGCGAGGACGATGCAGCGGCCGGCGCCAGCCACGGCGATGCGCGCGCCAGGCGCCTGGACATGCTGGCGCACGCCCTCGGCGCGATCGTCATGTCCCGCGCCTGCCCGGACGATTCGCCACTGGCGGACGAGATCCTCGCGGTGTGCCGCGCCAACCTGCTCGCGGCGCTGGATACGGCCCCGGCGGCGGGCACGCGCAGCGGAACCTGA
- a CDS encoding alkene reductase produces the protein MSDTALFTPYTLGPLTLANRIVMAPLTRNRAGKGLVPGALAATYYAQRASAGLLITEATQISVDAQGYQDTPGIYTPAQIEGWRAVADAVHAKGGRIFMQLWHVGRVSHVDLRPGGTAPVAPSAIPAAAKTFVNNGFVDVSAPRALERDELPRIVDDFRQAAVNAIAAGFDGVELHGANGYLLEQFIKDGANQRTDAYGGSIENRARLLLEVAAAVAQAIGAERTGVRISPASPANGISCSDPQPQYDFLAERLSALGIVYLHVVEGATGGPRDVAPFDYAALRSRFKQTYLANNGYDPALTSASLAAGRADLFAFGRAFIANPDLVERLQAGAPLAAPDPATLYGGGAKGYTDYPTLAESASG, from the coding sequence ATGTCCGACACCGCACTGTTCACGCCTTACACGCTGGGCCCGCTGACGCTGGCCAACCGCATCGTCATGGCGCCGCTGACCCGCAACCGCGCCGGCAAGGGCCTGGTGCCCGGCGCGCTGGCCGCCACCTACTACGCGCAGCGCGCGTCCGCCGGCCTGCTGATCACCGAGGCGACGCAGATCTCGGTGGACGCGCAGGGCTACCAGGACACGCCGGGCATCTACACGCCGGCGCAGATCGAGGGATGGCGCGCGGTCGCCGATGCGGTGCACGCCAAGGGTGGACGCATCTTCATGCAGCTCTGGCACGTCGGTCGCGTCTCGCACGTGGATCTGCGGCCGGGCGGGACCGCGCCGGTGGCGCCGTCGGCGATCCCCGCCGCCGCCAAGACCTTCGTCAACAACGGTTTTGTCGACGTCTCCGCGCCGCGTGCGCTGGAGCGCGACGAGCTGCCGCGCATCGTCGACGACTTCCGCCAGGCCGCGGTCAACGCCATCGCCGCCGGCTTCGACGGCGTGGAGCTGCATGGCGCCAACGGCTACCTGCTGGAGCAGTTCATCAAGGACGGCGCCAATCAACGCACCGACGCCTATGGCGGTTCCATCGAAAACCGCGCGCGGCTGCTGCTCGAGGTCGCCGCGGCGGTGGCGCAGGCCATCGGCGCCGAGCGCACCGGCGTGCGCATCTCGCCGGCGTCGCCGGCCAACGGCATCTCCTGCAGCGATCCGCAGCCGCAGTACGACTTCCTCGCCGAGCGGCTCAGCGCGCTGGGCATCGTCTACCTGCATGTGGTGGAGGGCGCCACCGGCGGGCCGCGCGACGTGGCGCCGTTCGACTACGCGGCGCTGCGCAGCCGCTTCAAGCAGACCTATCTCGCCAACAATGGCTACGACCCGGCGCTGACCAGCGCCAGCCTCGCCGCCGGCCGCGCCGACCTGTTCGCCTTCGGCCGCGCGTTCATCGCCAATCCCGACCTGGTCGAGCGCCTGCAGGCCGGCGCGCCGCTGGCCGCGCCGGATCCGGCCACGCTCTACGGCGGCGGCGCCAAGGGCTATACCGATTACCCGACGCTGGCCGAGAGCGCCAGCGGTTGA
- a CDS encoding SDR family NAD(P)-dependent oxidoreductase, whose protein sequence is MNATSTVLITGASTGIGAVYAQRFAQRGHDLVLVARDKSRLDALAARLREQYQVAVDVLQADLTATADLAAVEARLRDDARIGILINNAGMAQSGGFAEQSADGVERLLALNTMALTRLALAIAPRLAQSGVGAIVNIGSVVGLAPEFGMTVYGASKAFVLFLSQGMSLELAPKGVYVQAVLPAATRTEIWERAGIDVNTLPEVMDVEELVDAALVGFDRRELVTIPPLHDADRWDALDGARQALLGSIRQANAAERYRPAA, encoded by the coding sequence ATGAACGCTACTTCCACCGTCCTCATCACCGGCGCCTCCACAGGCATCGGCGCCGTCTACGCGCAACGCTTCGCCCAGCGCGGCCACGACCTGGTCCTGGTCGCACGCGACAAATCCCGCCTGGACGCGCTCGCCGCGCGTCTGCGCGAGCAATACCAGGTCGCGGTCGATGTGCTGCAGGCCGACCTCACCGCAACGGCCGACCTGGCCGCGGTCGAAGCGCGCCTGCGCGACGACGCGCGCATCGGCATCCTGATCAACAACGCGGGCATGGCCCAGTCGGGCGGTTTCGCCGAGCAGAGCGCGGACGGCGTCGAACGCCTGCTGGCGCTCAACACCATGGCGCTGACGCGGCTGGCGCTGGCGATCGCGCCGCGGCTGGCGCAGTCCGGCGTCGGCGCGATCGTCAACATCGGCTCGGTGGTCGGCCTGGCGCCGGAATTCGGCATGACCGTGTACGGCGCGAGCAAGGCCTTCGTGCTGTTCCTGTCGCAGGGCATGAGCCTGGAACTGGCGCCCAAGGGCGTCTACGTGCAGGCGGTGCTTCCGGCGGCCACCCGGACCGAGATCTGGGAGCGCGCGGGCATCGACGTCAACACGCTGCCCGAGGTGATGGACGTGGAAGAACTGGTCGATGCGGCGCTGGTCGGCTTCGATCGCCGCGAGCTGGTGACCATCCCGCCGCTGCACGACGCCGACCGCTGGGACGCGCTCGACGGCGCCAGGCAAGCGCTGCTGGGAAGCATCCGGCAGGCCAATGCCGCCGAACGCTACCGGCCGGCCGCCTGA
- a CDS encoding SDR family NAD(P)-dependent oxidoreductase, with protein sequence METQRDCWVLITGASSGFGEEFARQYAARGHKLILVARRLDRLDALAQALRQQHGVEVLVEQVDLAQIDAVRRLHADLHARGIEVEVLINNAGHGLQGPFLAAELEPVLSMIQLDIASLTAMTHLFGQDMRRRRRGKILQVASLLAYQGVEDFAVYSAAKAYVLRLGEALHREFARDGVGVTTLCPGLTDTGFARVAQQRITPRLNALMMQTPPVVRAGIRALDAGRISVVPGLLNKANAVFMWATPRWIHQAVLSRILNR encoded by the coding sequence ATGGAAACGCAACGCGATTGCTGGGTACTGATCACCGGCGCATCGAGTGGATTCGGCGAGGAGTTCGCCAGGCAGTACGCGGCGCGCGGCCACAAGCTGATCCTGGTCGCGCGACGCCTGGACCGGCTCGATGCGCTGGCGCAGGCGCTGCGGCAGCAGCACGGGGTCGAGGTCCTGGTCGAGCAGGTGGATCTGGCGCAGATCGACGCCGTGCGCCGGCTGCATGCCGACCTGCACGCGCGGGGCATCGAGGTCGAGGTGCTGATCAACAATGCGGGGCACGGGTTGCAGGGGCCGTTCCTGGCCGCTGAACTGGAGCCGGTGCTGTCGATGATCCAGCTCGATATCGCCAGCCTGACCGCGATGACGCACCTGTTCGGCCAGGACATGCGGCGGCGGCGGCGCGGCAAGATCCTGCAGGTGGCCAGCCTGCTGGCCTACCAGGGCGTGGAGGACTTCGCGGTGTATTCGGCCGCGAAGGCCTACGTGCTGCGCTTGGGCGAGGCGCTGCATCGCGAGTTCGCGCGCGATGGCGTCGGCGTCACCACGCTGTGCCCGGGGTTGACCGACACCGGCTTCGCGCGCGTCGCCCAGCAAAGGATCACGCCGCGGTTGAATGCCTTGATGATGCAGACGCCGCCGGTGGTGCGCGCCGGTATCCGCGCGCTGGATGCCGGCCGCATCAGCGTCGTGCCCGGGTTGCTCAACAAGGCGAATGCGGTGTTCATGTGGGCGACGCCGCGCTGGATCCACCAGGCCGTGCTCTCCCGCATCCTCAACCGGTAA